AGGTCTGCTAGAgtttgcaaaagacttgagactagggcagaagttcaccttccagcaggacaataaaCCCAAAGACACATCCTGGTAAAAAATGTAGTAGTTTAGACCAATGCATCTTCATATGTgagaatgacctagtcaaaagTACAGACctaaaaaaatctcaaagaCAAGAATGTTGATGGCAACATATTGTCCTTAATCAATTTGGACTGAGCTGGTGTTATTTTGCAAAGACGAATAGTCAGTCAAACATTTAATTCTCTAGATGTGAAAAACTTCTTGCATACCCCATAAGATTTACAAAGATAGTTCTACAAAGTATCACTTACTTTGTGTTAACCTGCGACTTCATCAAAATGTCTTACTGTAAATTAACGTAGAAACATTTATAGGGTGTAAACACGTTTGCAagacaaagtatttttctttccacatgGACTGGTATATTGCACTTTTGACACTGAtcaatgtaataaattaaaggAAACCACACACCAGTGAGATGTGTATTTATCTTCTTTGCTTCCTCCTCCACTTCTAGATCCCATCCCTCCTATGTCATATGATCTCCACTTCATTGACAAATCCAATCAGCAAGCTCAGAAGCCCAATCAGATGACCGCTTTCAAACTGTCCTCTCAGACAACGAGCCCCACCGGTGAAGAGGACGACTCCATAGCAAAGGTGCTGGACTGGTTCAACCGCAGCACGGACAGCAGCGACTGGCTGAACTCAGAAGACACTCTAAAGGCCTGCACAGGCTTTGATAAGCATGCGTCTGTCAGCAAATCAAGGGAGGAAGAGTCATTCGACAGAGGGACCAGTGAAAGAAAGCTAGATAGATCTGAGACGACAACAAAGATCAACAATGAGCTCAACAGAAAAGGAAGCAAGGAGACGCTCGATGCTCAACATCTGCATTCACAGGACGTTAGGGATAGTTGCGATGAAAGCAGGCCGTTGAAAATTTCTCATTTGAAATCATTCTGGGAGAAAAGCAACGCGGGCCCAAAGATACTTATCAGCAAATCCGTGACGCCAGCCGACAAAGGAGTAAACTCAGCTCAGGGTTTTGCAGTCAAAGAACCTGATGTACACTTTGTTCCTGGAAAGTACAGTGGAAAGGGGCTCTATGATAAGTACACCCCAGATCAAAGTGTTGAAAGCGAGCAGCAGCCACTCAACAACCAAAACATGCAAATAGTGAACTCTATTCAGTCAGAAGCACCCGAAAAGTACAATAATGACTCTACCCATTTGAAGTTAATATCCAATCTACAAGCCACCAACAGAAGAGTGTTGGAAGGAGAAGGTTTACTTGCAAACAGACCAAACCCATCAGAGAGAACAATCATAGATCAAGAGTTTGAGAGCGATTCTGCGGCTACACCAAATCTACAACCAGACAGCATTTCAGGATCTAAAGAAATGTTCTTGCAAGATCTTCTGTCCAAGACCGCTCCTGGATCTCAGCTGGATCCAGACCTCTCAACAAAGGTCGGCTTAGAGTTGGAAAATTTCAGTTTGTCCAGAAATGGCTCGGACATGGATGAGAATGAAGGGCAACTCACCACAAAAGCCAAACTTCACAGAGATTCGGTTGAAGATGTGAGAAGGAGAGACAGTGAGGATAAAAACTTACACTCAGGCTCATCTCCCAAAGGAAAAGATGATCCAGCCACCAAGGACAGGGCCGGCGGTTCATACTCAAACAAGCAACCATTGCAACACCAGGAAAGCACAGCGGAGAGGATAAAGCAGCTGAAGTCCTTTTGGGAGCAGGAGCTTAACAAGCCAATGTTCTGCAACGGCAAACCTAAAGGTCCTGGAGAGGGCAAAGTGACCCGTGGTGTGAATCAAACAAAACTGATGAAGAGATTCACAAAGTCCGAGTTTGACTTGAGATCAATTGGAAATGATTCAGGAAGCGACGAGGAAGGTAGTAACAAGAATCCCCAGAATTTTACGGTTCTACCATTGAATCAGAGGTTAGACAAGATGAATCCGAGTCTTGGAACGAGTCGTGCCCAGTTTAACTTTCTGCGAGAGTTCTGGGACGAGGCTACTGCTGACTCTAAGGCGTCTTTAACCTTTGACAAACCCAAAAGCCCCAAAAGGAAAGAGCCCCTCCGTTCCCAGCTTTCATCCCAGGATTTAAAGTCTGTTGATGCGGAGATTTATCATGTAAGTACTGCTCTTGAGAAAACAAGAGGAGCTGCCATGAAGTCATTTACTTCTCCCCAGAGCCGGTCAAAGTCTCCACATGATAAACAGGTTGGATCTGGATCAAAGCTACAAAGTGACAACAAAAGTAACATGCCCAATTACACGCAAGCAGAGACagggaaacaaaaacagttcaaaAGGAGTGCAAAGGACGTCAGTCGAGAAGAGAAGGCCACAAAGCCACAAAGCGGCGTAACCAAAGACATTCGGTCTCCGAAAAGCAGAAAGGACAGCTTCTGCATCTCCAGCAGCCGTGGAAGTTCTCTGCGCCGCGCCACGAGCATGTTTGCTCTGAGTGTAGATGAGAAAAAAGATCCAACCCAACTGAGAGTAGACCTCAGTCCTCTCCGGTCTCAGAGCAGGAAACACAGGCAGCTCGAGCCAGAGTTTGTGATTCCACGAGCGCGGGCTTTCGTCCCCACAGACTACCGCCACTACCTGGGGATGACGGACAAGACCAGCGTTCACACCACGCTCGCGCTCGCGTTGAGCGAAGACGCCGCAGAGGTGAAGTCCATGGACGATCTTGATCTGAGTGAACCAGTGAGGGCGAGCACACCGGTGAGCTCAGAGGAGCGCCATGGCAGGAAGACGACCAAGACAAGCCAGTGGCCCGTTTGGGCAAACTACAGCAGCTCAGACACAGGCCCGGAGTCGTCTGTCAGCAGTACGTCAGAAACATGGTCCAACATCTGGAACAGTTCGAATCGTAAGATctaactttatgttttcttaGTAACATTCACCCTAAATAGCATTACCCTTTCTGTTAATGTGAAAAGTGAGAGTTTCTTTAATATTGTCCCAGCACAATGTTACACTATCAAAATTCAGCCTAGCTCTAGTTCTGTTCCCATGAAAATTTTTAACTTATAAACAAAAACCacatagttgttttttttaaatggaaaatcgtttttgtttttagctgaaCTTGTCAGTTGTTCACATTTTCACTAATCAAAATCCACATATGTGAAAATTCTGATGTTTAACATCTGCAGTACGTAAAAGATAGAAAGCTTCTTCTTGTTAATGTTggctttcatttttgtttttataggtTATTCATTTCTATTTAATTATGTTAATTGATAGCTATCTAATAagagttttctaaaaaaaaattctaaatgcCACTCGGTTCTCTCAAGGCTTCATAAGTTTGCTTTTCtaagaatatttaaatacacatataaaacaatgttttgcgACATTATCATCTGTGGAGCTTGTTTGTGTTTAGCTTCGAAgccaaacaaaatacaaaactgatGTAATTTAGATCAATCTAACAGTGATTAAGGCTTAACCTTCACTTCCTCTCATTGTCTTTTAGCAACTTTTCTTCTGTTGtggcagttttaaaaatatatgctatttttatttattttgcaattttatctttaaatgtcATTGTTTTGGCATATTGTAAGTgtaggagagagagagatctaTCTATCTTGATCAATCAAGATAGATTGATTGATCAATTGTCGATTAATCAACAATTGATCAACAATTGATTGTTGATTGTTGGggtgttaaatattaaagtcaGGTTCACCTACCTAGTAAATTTACTTATTTGCTACAAAGGCTTTCTGGCTGCAAGACAACATCAATCAAAGATCCAGTGGCAGAAAACCTGCTACTGCTTTGAAAAAGGTTTAACATTCAGGAGTTTATGTGACACAATCAACACAACAATGATTAGGTCAGCTGCTAAAATGCTCAGTGAAGACAATCTGTTTAGCAAAGCAGCCACTAGGTAACTAAACTCTTTTagttgtgatttcttttttaaaaagtagagaTTGACTTTCTTctgctatttaaaaaatgctggtAAGTTCATTTCAATGTCTAGtttggcaaaaaataatatatagatagatctctctctctctctctctctcctacaCTTAAAATACGCCAAAACAATGACATTTAACGataaaattgcaaaataaataaaaatagcatatatttttaaaactgccaCACCCTAACAGAAGAAAAGTTGCTAAAAGACAATGAGAGGAAGTGAAGGCTAAGCCTTAATCACTGTTAGATTGATCTAAATTACatcagttttgtattttgtttggcTTCGAAGCTAAACACAAACAAGCTCCACAGATAATAATGTcgcaaaacattgttttatatgtgtatttaaatattcttaGAAAAGCAAACTTATGAAGCCTTGAGAGAACCGAGTGgcatttagaattttttttagaaaactctTATTAGATAGCTATCAATTAACATAATTAAATAGAAATGAATAacctataaaaacaaaaatgaaagccAACTTTAACAAGAAGAAGCTTTCTATCTTTTACGTACTGCAGATGTTAAACATCAGAATTTTCACATATGTGGATTTTGATTAGTGAAAATGTGAACAACTGACAAGttcagctaaaaacaaaaacaacgattttccatttaaaaaaaacaactatgtGGTTTTTGTTTATAAGTTAAAAATTTTCATGGAAACACAACTAGATCTAGGCTGAATTTTGATAGTGTAACATTGTGCCGCGACAATATTAAAGAAACTCTCACTTTTcacattatttcaataatctgcattttgttatatttatgtttatgcatttttttaaaagtctgccTTTTTGGTCTAATGTGAGCAATAATCTGTCAAAATCAAATCTCCTTGTGAAAATGTCTTGCCCTACTTGTGTCGTTTCCTCCTGCATAGCAGAAGGAAACGAAGACGAGCAAAATCCGGTCAGAAAGGCGCTGCGGCGAGCGGAGGCACGGCCTAAAAATCTGGCTAAAAGCATGGAGGACATCACCGCATCCGCAGCACCACGTCAGCACGCCCTCTACAACATTTCTATGTTTTACATCTGGTAATGACAATTGAGgtgagtttgtttttcactgttttcGAAGGACAAGAAAGGAGGGCTGACCCGGCTGCTGACCTCAGGCGCAGCAGTGAAGGTAAAAAACGCACAAACGTTTGAAAcgcaaatattgcaaatatacTAAAGATTCTCTGAAATACTGCTCCACAGTTTCAGCCATCTCcactccttcctcctcttctttttcgGATCCGGACCACTTAAAGAAGATGAGCAAATCCGTCCCGTCGTTCTTACAGAAGGAGGTAAAGCTTTCCATTACTGAAGAACGAACCCTGCACCGCGTTCAGCCGCACAAGGCTTTCCTCCCCTGCGGTCCGTCTGTGTTTCAGGAGCGCGGCATTGACATCGACTTCTGCGAAGGCAGTAACCCTCTAGAAAGACTAACAGCGGGCAGCTCAGCGACTATCCTGAGCAGCTCCTCTGGCATGACGTCTGTGTCTTCTGTACGTTCACACACTACTGCTTCTGCATGAGCATCCTCCCTGTGTAAACGCTGCCTTCGTCACCTGTTGGCTTTGTGTTTAAAACTTCACTTCCACTGTCTCACAGATGTTAGAAGTGTGACGTTGTGTCCCTGTTGCAGGTCATCCACTTTCAATCggtgttttatattttgctaaAGCGTCTGCTGTTCAAACCAGTGTGCTAAAAACTAGGACTTAACGTGTTAATATGACATAATGCAGATTGATCACATTAAGTATTTGGACCTAACTGCCTCTCTCCTGCAGAGGGTTACTTAGTTCAAATAACTAAGTGCActtaaaaaacactaaatcttaccgagtatttttggttcagtttctagtgcaaataactttttgtcttatttcaagtgcactaactcacaagtaatctttcagcaagatgtaggatcTTGTTtcaagtcagtaattcctttatattgatgaaaaactattaGTTgctttggcagattatttcacttataacatgggaaaatgtcttgctgtaaatgaaataatctgccaatccAGACACCAATAACTGATTATTGTTGGTCTATACAACAACTGAAAGTTGATGTGCAGACCAACAACCTTCGGTGTGTTCCCCTCTTGGCTTGAGGGAAACACAATGTCTCATGACTTTTTTTCAACAATGatcttccataaaggccagatcTGTGTTGTGGATGAGCAATAATTGTCCTACTGACCGATTTGGCCATCTTAGCTgttgatctctgcagctcctccggCGTTACCATGGATCTCTTTGATGATTAGAAGGTTCTTTTTGCCCAGCCTGACagattagatgttttttttgtttttttttaagctttgaaGTTGTGcgattttcagatgatggatcgATCAGAGCTCAGCGAGACGTTCAGTACTTGTGATGTTGTTTTGCAACCTATCCGCTTTAAACTTCACAGCTTTATCACGGGTCCGCCCGCTGAGATTCTTAAGTCTTTTATgactgtttgttctctaatatTCTCTAACGGCGCTCTGAGGCCTTCCCAGTACAGCTGGATTTATAATGACccaaaaattacaaacagaTGGACTTTATTTACTGATTAAGCGACTTGCTTGTGCAGTTGGTTGCACATGATCTCCTGTGGGTTAGAAGAATAGAAGTGGAGGTCACGTTTTCAGGATTTGGTTCGcaagaaaattaaaagtttaaaattttttgctTTCCATCTAactcgctttttttttttcacaaaatttatTAAAGTTTGGAAAGTCATTGTGGTACAAGAagtcctgtttttgtttagtcgggtttctttttcctttttcaaaaaCAGGGAGCACATCTAGAACCTATATGTTCATACTTTCCTTGGCAGCTTGACATTCTGTTTTGctctaaaacataaacaaggaaATGCAAGCATGtttttaacaacaaacaaacatgtaatGAGTGAAGTATTATGatggataatttattttaatagggTAATTTGTGGTGAGGCGatgcaaaaaatgcaaaaattcctaaataaatacattttttgtttgaaaattcaATAAAGCATTATCTTCTCTTAATGCAGCAACAAGTAATTAcgagctaagaaaaaaaaaaaacatactctAAGGGCGAAGTGACTTCAAATTGTACCTTTATGAGACACAACAGCATAATGGTCCTTAAGATGCTAAAGCTAGCCTAGCCACTGGACAGATAGGTATTCTTCCTATTTGCCAGAAAATTTGTTCACTCAGCTTTAGGTCAGATTCTTGTAAAGGTTTacctaactttttttttttttttttttttttttgttcctgccTGCTCTCAGCTGAGTGGGAGTGTGATGACCATGTACAGCGGCGATTTTGTGGAGGTTCAGGGAACCATCCAGTTCTCCATCAACTACGTCCAAAGACTGCGGGAGTTTCACATCTTTGTGGCAGAGTGCCGCGACCTGGCCGCAGTCGACCCGAAGCGGAGCCGCTCCGACCCGTCAGTCCTGAACGTATTCTTTACCAGCCGGTGTTGTTTGTGGCCGGTGCTAATGTGCAACAAATTAACCAATTAGACGTAAAATATATCCGGCTACATGTGGCTGTAGACTGACTTACAAACACACCTAATTAACaattgtggttttctttcataatacgaaataaaaaaaaaaccttttgtagtattaatcaaaacaaaagtgcAATTTTGATATTGTTTGCTGATGGTTGGTAACATCTAGTCATAATTTTCTGTACGTCTTTCAATAGAAGTCCCGTTCTACTCCTGCTAATTGTCATTAATATcattatgttgctttttttttttttttttaaggtacgTCAAAAGTTACCTGGTTCCTGACAAAGCCAATCTGGGAAAGAGGAAAACATCTGtaaagaaaaagacactgaATCCGACTTTCAACGAGATCCTCCGGGTACGGCCGCGCACTCAGTTGACCCACTGAGGTTTtggttgggtgttttttttttgtttgttttcacacgcTAAACACTCCGACCCACGGCAAAACAAAAGCGTCTCTCCTGTCCGCACAGTATCGTGTTCGCATGGAGTACCTCAGGACACAGACGCTCATTCTCTCCGTCTGGCATCACGACACCTTTGGGAAGAACAGCTTCCTGGGCGAGGTGGACGTGGAGCTCTCCAAGTGGGACTTCGACCACACCCAGATGAATTACTTGGCGCTGAAAGCCAGGGTAAACGCAAACACACCGCGGCACAAAAGCTGCGCTACTTCTTTCCTCGCCGAATAACAGAgggtttacttttttttacctCCATTGGTCCAGCCTGTACACTCATTATTCCCACCGGACTAGCCAGGCTGCTCATGTCGCGCCTCGCCTCTTTTTCAGACTCTACCGTCGATTGCGCCGCTAAACGGGCGGGGAGAGATGAGACTGGCAATCCGCTACCTGCCGCAGGTCACCCACAGCGAAGGTCTGCTCACAGTCACCCTCCTCTGCTTCGGGAATTAGTTGGTTAGGGATGTAAGTCTTTAGCTTGGGAAAGTCAGTGAAAATCATAACAATGAAAAAAGAGACCAGGATTTAAAGTaactttcttgtttgtttggtttttttttagcttattgCACCTCTTTTGCCTGCTTAAATAAACTTAGCGCAGAAAGTAAAGGAAGTCATATTCTGTCAGTTTCGTTCTGTAGCTCAACAACAATaaggaaatgttttataatgtgGACGAAACAAGAAATTGGTATTTCtatgattttttccccccccctatgtttttatgcaaaatcTATATATAATATCTACAACAGGCTTTTAAAAGTAACTAGCATTTGGTCcctattttatttctaatagaaaaacattttagttacaCTTTGTTAGCTTTCAAAGTGAAACATTCGTTGTagtatatatttagaaaaatagtTATTTGCAGCTCTTGACGAgttatatattttcaaaatttttttagctcatttttatttcatgccACAGCAAGATTATGAATGTCTTCAAAAGGGCCGGCTGTGGCAGAATGTATTTCTAAAACTCTCTATTAAACCATTGCAATACTCTTTGTTCGGCTTTCAGCAGCGGAAGAAACTTCTACAAAGTTTTGACTCCGGGGGCTAAACATAAAttcacgccacacttttcagatgtacCAAAACAATGTAAAACCATTTTTCGTTCAGCCACACAAGCAAACGTTCCTTTTCTTCAAGGTTTACCCAGAGATGTCTCCAGCAGCGGAGAGATTCACATTTGGGTGAAGGAATGCAAGAACCTCCCTTTAATCAGAGCCACCATCGACCCGTACGTCAAATGGTAGGCAGCGGATGAATCGTCTCAAACAAGGTTATGCTTTCCACGTCTGATGTGTGAAGTAAACGCGCCCTGTCGTTCTCCCTTGCTTCCAGCTTCGTGCTGCCGGACACGAGCAGGAAGAGCCGCCAGAAGACGCGCGTCCTGCGGAGGACCGTGGAGCCGGTGTTCAACCACACCATGGTGTACGACGGCATCGGCGAGGCCGATCTGACCGAGGCCTGCGTGGAGCTCACGGTGTGGGACCGAGACCGACTCGCCAGCAACCTGCTGGGGGGGCTGAGGCTCGGCGCCGGAACAGGTAACCATCGCCTGATCGGTGAGCGGGTCCAAAGGTTTTCTTTGGACATTGGCTCCTTTTTCCCCCCCGTGCGGTCGTTGTAACTTAAAAATTAGGTCGGTTGGTAGGAAAAAGCTAAAAGGAAGAAGTGTTTCAGGCTCCTACTGTCTCCTCACTGCCCCCAAAAAATCTAAGTGTTACCAAATACAAAtatgttagtacacttgaaagaagacaaaactaactt
Above is a window of Xiphophorus hellerii strain 12219 chromosome 18, Xiphophorus_hellerii-4.1, whole genome shotgun sequence DNA encoding:
- the sytl2b gene encoding synaptotagmin-like protein 2 isoform X7 produces the protein MIDLSHLTEEEQEAILTVLKRDEELKRAEEERIRKLEKVLDSGSQSDVKLKYLSGEWFYEAKSQRHSDKIHGSEIILASMKQGKPASLDGSVRVERNKTPSSRSSDSAPPPKPARCFESSQPPETNDAEKENRYSSVRSPKMPRHNPFNRASLIVVEPPEKNHNTAPRLDQETQESEAISRRKNAPAGESSQTSGGSVTSESSSTGFRPVPKKRTFLPRRGSQQGLNASARPAAIVPAPRRSRQLGSSGSSNQSGLKITDETPQESVYAPVTGSAPTSTAADKSSLQPLSAVSQVSSNSSLEMDKNSASTTRERPAAHSGTDVSADRETPQQWVEARDERRERATLNIFNLPSDKVQDRDTSSSVGTAGRQEEMSLPPNTLDPIPPMSYDLHFIDKSNQQAQKPNQMTAFKLSSQTTSPTGEEDDSIAKVLDWFNRSTDSSDWLNSEDTLKACTGFDKHASVSKSREEESFDRGTSERKLDRSETTTKINNELNRKGSKETLDAQHLHSQDVRDSCDESRPLKISHLKSFWEKSNAGPKILISKSVTPADKGVNSAQGFAVKEPDVHFVPGKYSGKGLYDKYTPDQSVESEQQPLNNQNMQIVNSIQSEAPEKYNNDSTHLKLISNLQATNRRVLEGEGLLANRPNPSERTIIDQEFESDSAATPNLQPDSISGSKEMFLQDLLSKTAPGSQLDPDLSTKVGLELENFSLSRNGSDMDENEGQLTTKAKLHRDSVEDVRRRDSEDKNLHSGSSPKGKDDPATKDRAGGSYSNKQPLQHQESTAERIKQLKSFWEQELNKPMFCNGKPKGPGEGKVTRGVNQTKLMKRFTKSEFDLRSIGNDSGSDEEGSNKNPQNFTVLPLNQRLDKMNPSLGTSRAQFNFLREFWDEATADSKASLTFDKPKSPKRKEPLRSQLSSQDLKSVDAEIYHVSTALEKTRGAAMKSFTSPQSRSKSPHDKQVGSGSKLQSDNKSNMPNYTQAETGKQKQFKRSAKDVSREEKATKPQSGVTKDIRSPKSRKDSFCISSSRGSSLRRATSMFALSVDEKKDPTQLRVDLSPLRSQSRKHRQLEPEFVIPRARAFVPTDYRHYLGMTDKTSVHTTLALALSEDAAEVKSMDDLDLSEPVRASTPVSSEERHGRKTTKTSQWPVWANYSSSDTGPESSVSSTSETWSNIWNSSNPEGNEDEQNPVRKALRRAEARPKNLAKSMEDITASAAPRQERRADPAADLRRSSEVSAISTPSSSSFSDPDHLKKMSKSVPSFLQKELSGSVMTMYSGDFVEVQGTIQFSINYVQRLREFHIFVAECRDLAAVDPKRSRSDPYVKSYLVPDKANLGKRKTSVKKKTLNPTFNEILRYRVRMEYLRTQTLILSVWHHDTFGKNSFLGEVDVELSKWDFDHTQMNYLALKARTLPSIAPLNGRGEMRLAIRYLPQVTHSEGLPRDVSSSGEIHIWVKECKNLPLIRATIDPYVKCFVLPDTSRKSRQKTRVLRRTVEPVFNHTMVYDGIGEADLTEACVELTVWDRDRLASNLLGGLRLGAGTGRSYGALVDWMDSGPYEVALWDRMMASPSEWVEDVLPLRMLSSARAALK
- the sytl2b gene encoding synaptotagmin-like protein 2 isoform X4, yielding MIDLSHLTEEEQEAILTVLKRDEELKRAEEERIRKLEKVLDSGSQSDVKLKYLSGEWFYEAKSQRHSDKIHGSEIILASMKQGKPASLDGSVRVERNKTPSSRSSDSAPPPKPARCFESSQPPETNDAEKENRYSSVRSPKMPRHNPFNRASLIVVEPPEKNHNTAPRLDQETQESEAISRRKNAPAGESSQTSGGSVTSESSSTGFRPVPKKRTFLPRRGSQQGLNASARPAAIVPAPRRSRQLGSSGSSNQSGLKITDETPQESVYAPVTGSAPTSTAADKSSLQPLSAVSQVSSNSSLEMDKNSASTTRERPAAHSGTDVSADRETPQQWVEARDERRERATLNIFNLPSDKVQDRDTSSSVGTAGRQEEMSLPPNTLDPIPPMSYDLHFIDKSNQQAQKPNQMTAFKLSSQTTSPTGEEDDSIAKVLDWFNRSTDSSDWLNSEDTLKACTGFDKHASVSKSREEESFDRGTSERKLDRSETTTKINNELNRKGSKETLDAQHLHSQDVRDSCDESRPLKISHLKSFWEKSNAGPKILISKSVTPADKGVNSAQGFAVKEPDVHFVPGKYSGKGLYDKYTPDQSVESEQQPLNNQNMQIVNSIQSEAPEKYNNDSTHLKLISNLQATNRRVLEGEGLLANRPNPSERTIIDQEFESDSAATPNLQPDSISGSKEMFLQDLLSKTAPGSQLDPDLSTKVGLELENFSLSRNGSDMDENEGQLTTKAKLHRDSVEDVRRRDSEDKNLHSGSSPKGKDDPATKDRAGGSYSNKQPLQHQESTAERIKQLKSFWEQELNKPMFCNGKPKGPGEGKVTRGVNQTKLMKRFTKSEFDLRSIGNDSGSDEEGSNKNPQNFTVLPLNQRLDKMNPSLGTSRAQFNFLREFWDEATADSKASLTFDKPKSPKRKEPLRSQLSSQDLKSVDAEIYHVSTALEKTRGAAMKSFTSPQSRSKSPHDKQVGSGSKLQSDNKSNMPNYTQAETGKQKQFKRSAKDVSREEKATKPQSGVTKDIRSPKSRKDSFCISSSRGSSLRRATSMFALSVDEKKDPTQLRVDLSPLRSQSRKHRQLEPEFVIPRARAFVPTDYRHYLGMTDKTSVHTTLALALSEDAAEVKSMDDLDLSEPVRASTPVSSEERHGRKTTKTSQWPVWANYSSSDTGPESSVSSTSETWSNIWNSSNPEGNEDEQNPVRKALRRAEARPKNLAKSMEDITASAAPRQERRADPAADLRRSSEDHLKKMSKSVPSFLQKEVKLSITEERTLHRVQPHKAFLPCGPSVFQERGIDIDFCEGSNPLERLTAGSSATILSSSSGMTSVSSLSGSVMTMYSGDFVEVQGTIQFSINYVQRLREFHIFVAECRDLAAVDPKRSRSDPYVKSYLVPDKANLGKRKTSVKKKTLNPTFNEILRYRVRMEYLRTQTLILSVWHHDTFGKNSFLGEVDVELSKWDFDHTQMNYLALKARTLPSIAPLNGRGEMRLAIRYLPQVTHSEGLPRDVSSSGEIHIWVKECKNLPLIRATIDPYVKCFVLPDTSRKSRQKTRVLRRTVEPVFNHTMVYDGIGEADLTEACVELTVWDRDRLASNLLGGLRLGAGTGRSYGALVDWMDSGPYEVALWDRMMASPSEWVEDVLPLRMLSSARAALK
- the sytl2b gene encoding synaptotagmin-like protein 2 isoform X2 — its product is MIDLSHLTEEEQEAILTVLKRDEELKRAEEERIRKLEKVLDSGSQSDVKLKYLSGEWFYEAKSQRHSDKIHGSEIILASMKQGKPASLDGSVRVERNKTPSSRSSDSAPPPKPARCFESSQPPETNDAEKENRYSSVRSPKMPRHNPFNRASLIVVEPPEKNHNTAPRLDQETQESEAISRRKNAPAGESSQTSGGSVTSESSSTGFRPVPKKRTFLPRRGSQQGLNASARPAAIVPAPRRSRQLGSSGSSNQSGLKITDETPQESVYAPVTGSAPTSTAADKSSLQPLSAVSQVSSNSSLEMDKNSASTTRERPAAHSGTDVSADRETPQQWVEARDERRERATLNIFNLPSDKVQDRDTSSSVGTAGRQEEMSLPPNTLDPIPPMSYDLHFIDKSNQQAQKPNQMTAFKLSSQTTSPTGEEDDSIAKVLDWFNRSTDSSDWLNSEDTLKACTGFDKHASVSKSREEESFDRGTSERKLDRSETTTKINNELNRKGSKETLDAQHLHSQDVRDSCDESRPLKISHLKSFWEKSNAGPKILISKSVTPADKGVNSAQGFAVKEPDVHFVPGKYSGKGLYDKYTPDQSVESEQQPLNNQNMQIVNSIQSEAPEKYNNDSTHLKLISNLQATNRRVLEGEGLLANRPNPSERTIIDQEFESDSAATPNLQPDSISGSKEMFLQDLLSKTAPGSQLDPDLSTKVGLELENFSLSRNGSDMDENEGQLTTKAKLHRDSVEDVRRRDSEDKNLHSGSSPKGKDDPATKDRAGGSYSNKQPLQHQESTAERIKQLKSFWEQELNKPMFCNGKPKGPGEGKVTRGVNQTKLMKRFTKSEFDLRSIGNDSGSDEEGSNKNPQNFTVLPLNQRLDKMNPSLGTSRAQFNFLREFWDEATADSKASLTFDKPKSPKRKEPLRSQLSSQDLKSVDAEIYHVSTALEKTRGAAMKSFTSPQSRSKSPHDKQVGSGSKLQSDNKSNMPNYTQAETGKQKQFKRSAKDVSREEKATKPQSGVTKDIRSPKSRKDSFCISSSRGSSLRRATSMFALSVDEKKDPTQLRVDLSPLRSQSRKHRQLEPEFVIPRARAFVPTDYRHYLGMTDKTSVHTTLALALSEDAAEVKSMDDLDLSEPVRASTPVSSEERHGRKTTKTSQWPVWANYSSSDTGPESSVSSTSETWSNIWNSSNQGNEDEQNPVRKALRRAEARPKNLAKSMEDITASAAPRQERRADPAADLRRSSEVSAISTPSSSSFSDPDHLKKMSKSVPSFLQKEVKLSITEERTLHRVQPHKAFLPCGPSVFQERGIDIDFCEGSNPLERLTAGSSATILSSSSGMTSVSSLSGSVMTMYSGDFVEVQGTIQFSINYVQRLREFHIFVAECRDLAAVDPKRSRSDPYVKSYLVPDKANLGKRKTSVKKKTLNPTFNEILRYRVRMEYLRTQTLILSVWHHDTFGKNSFLGEVDVELSKWDFDHTQMNYLALKARTLPSIAPLNGRGEMRLAIRYLPQVTHSEGLPRDVSSSGEIHIWVKECKNLPLIRATIDPYVKCFVLPDTSRKSRQKTRVLRRTVEPVFNHTMVYDGIGEADLTEACVELTVWDRDRLASNLLGGLRLGAGTGRSYGALVDWMDSGPYEVALWDRMMASPSEWVEDVLPLRMLSSARAALK